The DNA segment TGCGACGGTCCGTTAGGACCGGAGTTTGAGCACCGTAGGTGTGGGTTGCGACGGTCCGTTAGGACCGGAGTTTGAGCACCGTAGGTGTGGGTTGCGACGGTCCGTTAGGACCGGAGTTTGAGCACCGTAGGTGTGGGTTGCGACGGTCCGTTAGGACCGGAGTTTGAGCACCGTAGGTGTGGGTTGCGACTGCCGTCCCGGCAGGAGCATGAGAAACCCGAAGGTCTTCGAGTTGCGACTGCCGTCCCGGCAGGAGCATGAGAAACCCGAAGGGTTTCGAGTGGGGGTAACCTTCCGGCACCCGCACTTCACGTCTGGATCTTCCGGAAGAGGTACGCCCCGGCGACGGTCATGAGCACGGCGCAGGCGGCCATGACGGCGAGGCTCGCGAGCGGGTGAATCTGGGCGGTGCCCGAGAGGCCGTAACGGATGCCCTCGACGCCGTAGGTCAGGGGGTCGGCAAGCGTCAGCGGCCGGAGCCAATCGGGCAGGCTGTTGATGGGGAAGAGCGCCCCGGAAAGCCCGAAGATCGGGAAGATCACGAAGTTCATGATGAGCTGGAAGCCGTGCATGTCCTCCATCCTCGATGCAATCGCGATCCCGAACGCGGTGAAGGTCACGCCGATCAGCGCCATGAACCCGACGGCGACCAGGAACCCGCTGATGCCGGCGGGCTGGAGCCCGATGAAGAGCGCGAACACCATCAGGATCAGCCCCTGGATGACCGCCGTCGTCGCTCCCCCGAGCGTCTGGCCGATCATGATCTCGAGCCGCGAGACCGGGGCGACGAGCGTCTCTTTCAGAAACCCGAACTGTTTGTCCCAGATGATCTGGATCCCTGAAAAGACCGAGGTGAAGAGGACGCTCATCGCCACGATGCCGGGGATGATGAACTCCAGGTAGCCTTCCTCCACGCCAGGAATGCTGACGATCGAGTTCAGCCCGAACCCGAGCACCAGCATGAAGAAGAGGGGCATCCCGAGGCTGCCGACGATCCTGCTCTTTGAGCGCAGGTAGCGCTTGACGTTCCGCAGCCAGATGGTATAGACGATATCCACGCTTACCGCCTCCTTGCCCGCTGGAACATCCGTATCGTCTCTTTGCCGTCCGCCTCCTCGTCCCGGATCGTCCTCCCCGTGTAGTGCAGGAAGACGTCCTCGAGCGTCGGCTTTCTTACCGAGAGGGAGGTGATGCCGACGCCGCTCTGGTGGATGGCGGTCACGATCCCGGGGATGTGCCGGTCGGCCTCCTGCAGGCGGATCGTCACCGAGCCGTCGTGCCGCTCGATCCCGGAGACCCATGGGGCGGTCAGGATCTCGGCGATTGCCCCGGGATCGGGCGAGGTTATGGTGACGACGTCGCCGCCGATGGAGGCCTTCAGGTTCTCCGCGGTGTCGAGCGCGACGATCGTCCCGCGGTCGATGATCGCGATGCGGTCGCAGAGCCGGTCGGCCTCCTCCATGTAGTGGGTGGTGAGGATGATGGTGATGCCCTTCTCGTCGTTCAACCGCGCGATATACTCCCAGAGGTGGTTTCGCGTCTGCGGGTCGAGGCCGAGGGTGGGTTCGTCCAGGAAGAGCACCTTCGGCTCGTGGAGCAGTCCCCGGGCGATCTCGAGTCGTCGGCGCATGCCGCCCGAGTAGGTCTTGACGAGGTCGTCTTTCCGGTCGGCAAGCCCGACGAGAGTCAGGAGTTCGCCGATACGCCGGCGGCGCTCCTCCCCGCTGATCCGGTAGAGGCGGCCGTGGAAGTCCATGTTCTCGTACGCCGTCAGTTCTTCGTCCAGGCTCTGGTCCTGGAAGACGATCCCGATGGACTTGCGGACATCGTCTTCCCGCGTCACGACATCGTGGCCGTTGACCGTCGCCGTGCCCGAGGTGGGTTTCTGCATCGTCGAGAGCATGGAGATGGTCGTGGTTTTTCCCGCTCCGTTCGGGCCGAGGAGCCCGAAGATCTCGCCGCTCGCGATGGAAAACGAGATGCCGTCGACGGCGACGAGATCGCCGAAGGATTTCGTCAGGTTGCGGGCATCTATGGCCTGATCCGGGGTTCGCTGAAGCGGTGTGGTAGAGCAGTCCATTCTTCACTCCTCCGGCGGCTCCTCGGGTTCAACCTCGAACATCCGGAGCATCTCCTCTGCTATCCGCCGGAATTTATCCGCTTTGACGACGGCAAGCCCGCGCCCCTCGTCGCCGAGAACCATCAGCGTGTCGCCGGGCTTGATATCGAAGATCTCGCGCGCTTCTTTCGGGATGACAATCTGGCCGCGTTCGCCGACCTTGACCGTCCCGAAGATGTGTTTTCTGCCGCTGTGGTCGTGGCGGTGGTGGTGGTTGTGGAACATAGCTTCTGTCACCTCATCGGTGTGTTTCCCGACAGCAGCCGGCATCGCAGGTATTCTCCGGTCTCCGCTTCGATCGACCATACCCCGGAATCCAGGAGCGCCCGGCGCGTCTTCTCACGCGATTGGTGCCCGTCGTCCAGGACCAGGGTGCCGTCCGGTTTCGTGATCCGCCGGAGTTCTGCGAGGAACGCTTCCGGCCGTTCCACCAAGTGGAACATGTCGAGGGCGTAGACGAGGTCTGCAGCCGCATCGGGGAGGGTCGAGTCGTAGCCATTCGCAAGGACGGGGATGACGTTTCTGAGCCCTTCCTTGCGGCTCCGGTGGGAGACGGCCTTGACGGCCAGTTCGTGGACGTCCACCGCGTAGACGGTGCCGGCCGCACCGACGAGCCCGGACGCCCCTTTGACGTAGCTCCCCGGGCCGCAGCCGTAATCCACGACAGTCATGCCTTCCCTGATCCCGAACTCCGTAAGCAGTCTTGCCGGAGGCCTGAAGTGATCCCTGATGCGTATGGTAAGCGACATCAGCCGGAAGTAGAGATCCGGCACCCGGTCTGCTTGTTCTGCGGAATTATGTGCCGATTCGCTCCCCGGTGCGGGCTCCGGCATGTCTTTGTGCAATTGACGCAATATCCTCGCCCACAAATCAAACAATTCATACAAGTATGATTTTTCATACTATATGAACCTCTTGACCGTGCGCATCTCCCCATGCCCCTGGGCGTTACGGCGGGCCCGGAAACGCCGTTACCTCCCGGTATCGTGTTGAATGACCGGAAGCCGAACTGCGCGTGGTTCTGGGTGCGGTGAAAAAAGTGTTATTCCTGCCGGCGCTGCGCTTTCCGCGCGGCCAGCTGCTCGATGACGGGGAGATCGACGGCGCTGCCGGTCGCGAGTTTTCCCTGCCAGACCGCACGGTCGACGAACCCTCTTCCGATGTCGTTACGGATGACGAGCGTCGTGTACCCGTCCGGCGACCCGACGGCACCCGCGGAGACGTCCGCGTTCACCGCCGTAAAGTCGTTGCAGACCCGGCATCCGGGGCGGACGGACTCCTCTAGCTCTGCGAGGGGGATGGAGATGTGCCGCTCGTCCTGCAGGTAGACGTCCAGTTTGCCCTTGATGTCCAGATGGCGGATCTCCCAGGGCTCGATCTTCTTCTCGGACTGCAGTTTCCCCTCGACCAGTTTCGCGTAGTCGAAGGTCTCCGTGCAGAAGAGGCCGATCACGAGCCGGATCGCCTTCGCGTAGGGCCGGAGGAGTTCGTGGTCGCTCGCCCGGATCGCCTGGGTCGCCCGCGCCACGCAGGGCACGCCCACGACGGCGACGCGGCGGTACTTCCGGGTGACCACGGCTTCCTTGAGGGACGCAAGGAGCGGCACCCACCAGGAGTAGCGGCTCCCGGCGTGCTGGACGAGTTCCTCTGAGGAGGTGATCACCGCAGACGACGGTTTCATCGTCCAGGGGTCTCTCGTCACGGTGACGACCGCATCGATAAGTCCTTCATCGAGCGCGTTGACGAGGATCGCCGTCACCGCGCCGCCGCTCTGTTTGCGCTCAACCGGGAAGACCGCCCGGGCTGCGACGATATCCTCGTACGGTCCGAGCATCTTCCCCTGCGCCGCGAGGTCGACCCGCGGACAGGCTGCGTAGCACGCCCCGCAGGGCACGCCGTCGTTCTCGGCCTTGCAGTAGCCGATGTTCACCGGCGTATCGGTGTTCCCCGGCTCGAACCGGAGGGCATCCGCCGGGCAGACCGCCACGCACGCCCCGCACCCGGAGCAGAGTTCTGTATCCCAGACCTCCGACTTCAGGTCTTTGAATGTCTTCATCTCCATGCCTATCACTCCCACGTATACTTCCCGGCAAAGGGCCTTGCGCTCGCAGGGACGATCCGGGTGTAGTTCGCCTTTACGAGCGGCTCCGCATCGAGCCCGAAGTCGGCTGCAAACTCCCGGATGACCGGGGCGATCCGTGCCCTGTCCTCATCGGTGACCGGCAGTTTCTTTGCCCCTGCAGCGAGGCAGGCGTCATCCACGTCTCCGCGGATGACGATCTCGCCGCCGTGGATCCCGCTCCCGATCTCCCGGGCTTTCATGGCCCCGTCGAGACCGAGGACGACGAGAAGGCCGCCTGCCATGTACTCGCCGAGGAACGTCTGTGCCGACCCTCCGACGACCAGTATGGGCCGCTGCGTCTCGTACTGCTTCATGTGGATCCCGCCCCGGTAGCCGATGTCTCCACGGACGAAGACCTTGCCGCCCCGCATGCTGTGCGCCACCGCGTCGCCGGCGCTCCCGTGGATCACCACTTTCCCGGAATCCATCGTGTTGCCGGGCGCATGTTCCGCGTTGCCGTCGACGATGACGGTCGGCCCGCTCATGAACATGGCGAGATCCCCGCCTGCGACGCCGTTAACCCGGATCGTGGCGTTCCCGCGGAGACCGTCGCCGATGAACCGCTGCCCGAGGACGTTGTCGACGACGATCTCGTCGGCCCCGTCCTCGATAGCCTTCCGGATCTGCTGGTTTAAGGGAGTATAATGTACTCCCTTCGCGTCGATCGTGACCTGTTTTGCCATTTTGCTCACGCTCCCACCGACTTGACGTCGAGAATTTCGAGGAGCCCCTCGTCAAGCATGTAGCCCCGGAGCCGGTCGCGGTTGCCGCGCAGGCTCTCGATGCTGTTGATACCGGCCGCGCCCATCAGTTCGGTGATCTCGAGCGTCCAGGCGTGGATCAGGTTCGCCACCTGTTTCGATGCCACGTCGGGGTCCAGCCGCGCCACGAGGTCCGGGCGCTGGGTGGCGATTCCCCAGGGACAGAGGCCCTGGTAGCAGTTCCCACAGACGCGGCATCCCATCGCTGCAAGCGCAGCAGTGGCGATGTACACGGCATCGGCGCCGAGGGCAATCGCCTTTACGACATCGGTGCTCTCCCGGATGCTGCCGCAGGCGATGAGGGAGACCTCGTTCCTGAGGCCCTGCTTGCGGAGTTCCCTGTCGGCGGTCGCGATGGCGACCTCGATCGGGATACCGACGTGGTCGCGGAAGACCCGCGGTGCCGCGCCGGTGCCGCCCCGGAACCCGTCGATGGCGATGGCGTCCACCCCGGACCGGGCAACGGCCGCGACGTTCTCGGCGTTGTTGTTGACGGCGGCGATCTTCGCAAAGATCGGTTTCTTCCGCTCCGTCGCTTCCTTGACGGAGTTGACGAGCTGGGGGAGATCCTCGATGCCGTAGATGTCGTGGTGCGGCGCGGGGCTGATCGCGTCGCTACCCTCGGGGATCATCCTTGTTCTGGAGACATCCGCACTCACCTTCTCACCCGGGAGGTGCCCGCCGATGCCGGGTTTTGCGCCCTGTCCGAGTTTGAGCTCGATAGCGGCGCCCCGCTCCAGGTAATCGATGTTCACGCCGAACCGCCCGGACGCGACCTGGACGATCATCCGGTCCTGGTAGGGGTAGAGACCGGGATGCAGTCCGCCCTCGCCGGTACCCATGAAGGTGCCGGTCTCCTTTGCTGCCCGGGCCATTGCCACGTGGGCGTTGAGGCTGAGCGCACCGTAGCTCATGTGGCCGAGCATGATCGGCGTCTCGAGCATGAGGTTCGGCGTGAGTTCCGTGGAGAGTTCGACGTCGCCGTTCGGCTTCTGCCGGAACTCCAGCTTCGACGGTTTCTTCCCGAGGTAGGTCCGGAGCTCGACGGGCTCGCGGAGCGGATCGGTCGGGGGCGTGGTCACCTGGCAGGCGTCCAGCATCAGGTGGTCGAAGATGATCGGGAGGTTCGAGACGCTGCCCATCCCGGCGAGGATGATCTTCCCCGTCCGGGCCTGGTTGTAGATCGACTCCCTGACCGACCTGGTCCAGACCGGGTGGCTCCGGTAGTCGCAGGGATGCTCCTGGAGCATGATGGCGTCCCGGGGACAGTAGGTGAGGCACCGGTGACAGGCGGTGCAGTTCCGGGAGTTGATGAGGATCCGGTTGCCGTCCCACCGGAAGACGCCGTAGGAGCAGTTCTCGACGCAGCGTCCGCATTCCATGCACTGCTCGCGGTCGATGCTGATCCGGTACCGGAGCGGCATGCTCCCGAAGTTGCTGCTCATGGGGCAACCCTCCCGATCACCGGCTCGCCTGCAGCCGGTCTCCTGATCGACTCGACGCAGGGCTCCATGGCGCGGATCGCCGTCTCTTCGCTTGCGATGTAGAGGCGGTCGCCGCACTCGCCGACGACCATCGGCCGGAGTTTGCCCCGGTCGGTGAACCCGATCATCGTATCGG comes from the Methanoculleus marisnigri JR1 genome and includes:
- a CDS encoding ATP-binding cassette domain-containing protein translates to MDCSTTPLQRTPDQAIDARNLTKSFGDLVAVDGISFSIASGEIFGLLGPNGAGKTTTISMLSTMQKPTSGTATVNGHDVVTREDDVRKSIGIVFQDQSLDEELTAYENMDFHGRLYRISGEERRRRIGELLTLVGLADRKDDLVKTYSGGMRRRLEIARGLLHEPKVLFLDEPTLGLDPQTRNHLWEYIARLNDEKGITIILTTHYMEEADRLCDRIAIIDRGTIVALDTAENLKASIGGDVVTITSPDPGAIAEILTAPWVSGIERHDGSVTIRLQEADRHIPGIVTAIHQSGVGITSLSVRKPTLEDVFLHYTGRTIRDEEADGKETIRMFQRARRR
- a CDS encoding glutamate synthase-related protein, which gives rise to MSSNFGSMPLRYRISIDREQCMECGRCVENCSYGVFRWDGNRILINSRNCTACHRCLTYCPRDAIMLQEHPCDYRSHPVWTRSVRESIYNQARTGKIILAGMGSVSNLPIIFDHLMLDACQVTTPPTDPLREPVELRTYLGKKPSKLEFRQKPNGDVELSTELTPNLMLETPIMLGHMSYGALSLNAHVAMARAAKETGTFMGTGEGGLHPGLYPYQDRMIVQVASGRFGVNIDYLERGAAIELKLGQGAKPGIGGHLPGEKVSADVSRTRMIPEGSDAISPAPHHDIYGIEDLPQLVNSVKEATERKKPIFAKIAAVNNNAENVAAVARSGVDAIAIDGFRGGTGAAPRVFRDHVGIPIEVAIATADRELRKQGLRNEVSLIACGSIRESTDVVKAIALGADAVYIATAALAAMGCRVCGNCYQGLCPWGIATQRPDLVARLDPDVASKQVANLIHAWTLEITELMGAAGINSIESLRGNRDRLRGYMLDEGLLEILDVKSVGA
- a CDS encoding Coenzyme F420 hydrogenase/dehydrogenase, beta subunit C-terminal domain encodes the protein MEMKTFKDLKSEVWDTELCSGCGACVAVCPADALRFEPGNTDTPVNIGYCKAENDGVPCGACYAACPRVDLAAQGKMLGPYEDIVAARAVFPVERKQSGGAVTAILVNALDEGLIDAVVTVTRDPWTMKPSSAVITSSEELVQHAGSRYSWWVPLLASLKEAVVTRKYRRVAVVGVPCVARATQAIRASDHELLRPYAKAIRLVIGLFCTETFDYAKLVEGKLQSEKKIEPWEIRHLDIKGKLDVYLQDERHISIPLAELEESVRPGCRVCNDFTAVNADVSAGAVGSPDGYTTLVIRNDIGRGFVDRAVWQGKLATGSAVDLPVIEQLAARKAQRRQE
- a CDS encoding class I SAM-dependent methyltransferase — encoded protein: MPDLYFRLMSLTIRIRDHFRPPARLLTEFGIREGMTVVDYGCGPGSYVKGASGLVGAAGTVYAVDVHELAVKAVSHRSRKEGLRNVIPVLANGYDSTLPDAAADLVYALDMFHLVERPEAFLAELRRITKPDGTLVLDDGHQSREKTRRALLDSGVWSIEAETGEYLRCRLLSGNTPMR
- a CDS encoding ABC transporter permease produces the protein MDIVYTIWLRNVKRYLRSKSRIVGSLGMPLFFMLVLGFGLNSIVSIPGVEEGYLEFIIPGIVAMSVLFTSVFSGIQIIWDKQFGFLKETLVAPVSRLEIMIGQTLGGATTAVIQGLILMVFALFIGLQPAGISGFLVAVGFMALIGVTFTAFGIAIASRMEDMHGFQLIMNFVIFPIFGLSGALFPINSLPDWLRPLTLADPLTYGVEGIRYGLSGTAQIHPLASLAVMAACAVLMTVAGAYLFRKIQT
- a CDS encoding AbrB/MazE/SpoVT family DNA-binding domain-containing protein, which encodes MTEAMFHNHHHRHDHSGRKHIFGTVKVGERGQIVIPKEAREIFDIKPGDTLMVLGDEGRGLAVVKADKFRRIAEEMLRMFEVEPEEPPEE
- a CDS encoding GltB/FmdC/FwdC-like GXGXG domain-containing protein — translated: MAKQVTIDAKGVHYTPLNQQIRKAIEDGADEIVVDNVLGQRFIGDGLRGNATIRVNGVAGGDLAMFMSGPTVIVDGNAEHAPGNTMDSGKVVIHGSAGDAVAHSMRGGKVFVRGDIGYRGGIHMKQYETQRPILVVGGSAQTFLGEYMAGGLLVVLGLDGAMKAREIGSGIHGGEIVIRGDVDDACLAAGAKKLPVTDEDRARIAPVIREFAADFGLDAEPLVKANYTRIVPASARPFAGKYTWE